The Streptococcus sp. 29896 genome includes a region encoding these proteins:
- a CDS encoding S8 family serine peptidase encodes MKQKWFQIESKQRFGIKKLSVGVASVSIGFFITGVPMVQADTSGEELQPRVMLARAMDSKQDAEVEKEDEAVKMEQVDEPVAEEEVVEEVVDTEAEEESGFLADRAATEIKTTAGKTTDESREKEDISGKEASAPQTSPQESPVEPEEVTRGRYILQFSDENRNLVLDKLKKIDGVKIVHEYKEVLTGASVEVGKESLSDVKAITELTSLEESRRIRPTLHTAKQLVGALKASSKYQTDGRGMVIAVIDSGLDIKHKDMRLDEGVVPKIKEITPSTTGTYTLKVPHGYNYVSGNDNLYDDTHEPHGMHIAGTLAGNATDEEVASKQGIDGIAPNAQLLVYKIFSNDPKNYKAETEDAAYAAIEDAIKHGADVISLSVGYYDSGLPGNAYYTIAKRAAEKGIIITAAIGNAGASSSDTSFDLHTNNALGAVDTATTVGVAATPAVIGVGSARNTHLVQREFMLNGQSFGYYPIGYTTLPEGNYEFVDAGNGRWEEVQGLNLAGKVAIIKNDKFDLKDAVRNLKFKDVVGLVVVNTDQGWNKDYYKTHQLLVDDKTLLSYSSIWGISLSGEDGRRLLEVANQSQGNTGLVLKPTIGMKKLIEVPTVSGFSSWGPTVNLELKPEIVAPGEDVYATLNDNRYGSMSGTSMASPIVAGASALLLPRIRQMTPPEGMTRMDLLRIILMNTATPLVDVLDSSGHALENSPRQQGAGLLQIDRAFETDVILHHRLKGGVELKEIGRETEFEVTLENLGNQQRSFAISAGKVLTSQDIPVDRVGRSGKVVKEIHAAEIKGASLHLSEQSIQLGPKEKKTIRLRLDAGEAKDQFAEGYIYFKSLTEGQSDISIPYFGFVGDWSKERIVDAPTWETDSKLKLTSVLSSYKYNKSGRYIELGREKIQDNQSPLNPENIAIQNQHSDSQIGNAFVRFALLRDITNYDLDIVKEATEDAPVLRRIDTGTMLSRIRYVDYFESLSEYSKFRTPIELHRWDGKLYDASQDENIPAPEGQYFFRLRVKNKENGAYQYTYLPVKIDNQKPEILAIDTSRLASHKELVVTAKDNNKVWEVRANLNGENLLVEKVVDDSGQLHYHLKEVELPLDAKNYLRVEVMDIAGNVIAVEKDLVSPVIQFKNLEDLMATRSKKTVEIKANVSAQVSDVQANLDAQAVNYSLENGQLSLQIPEQSDGRHSFELILKDKDGNLIYTKTLNYLVDNEKPTIDLDIEKDEEDEEVIQIGKNGRFTLKGKVSDNVSLPKDIKLYYSNLDIGKGVLKIIDVKEDGSFEQDFFKSDFPRAIMLTAVDEKGNKSTALRINTSPESLDDEEETEVPITVNNWLIDPIRFNKESLGRELDSELVDFKKQEDGTYLFTFEIEAETEQAHSVRINGGEKRYFEDGKLTYPVTLIEEGNVVDISVYNEADELTYTKKYQMLVDTENPVLQLENEVLPLERQVVDSNEDEDEENQYAGILLADADGHLILTGSAKDNGIYWSLKINEDFVARGGFWRQYGNNEKDFRYELHSLKDGDTVKLDLSDSFGNAVVKKYKVRLNDKEVSEQVPESGLHVEQSDKDQASSIPISKSEAHVPMPKEENSLASQTESTEIALLTGDTREDGVEQSDKDQASSIPIPKSETPVLVSKDDGSLIPQTESTEIVLLTGDTREDGVEYLGRLTKHEEALGISDERIEVSIPHRELFERSGKGETGTLAADTSGKLPQTGDNLGSVFISSLLGLFGGAIALGNMKRKE; translated from the coding sequence ATGAAACAAAAGTGGTTTCAAATCGAGAGTAAACAACGCTTTGGCATCAAGAAGTTAAGTGTCGGCGTGGCATCGGTATCAATAGGCTTTTTTATCACGGGTGTCCCGATGGTTCAAGCAGATACTAGCGGAGAAGAATTGCAACCTAGGGTTATGCTAGCAAGGGCTATGGACAGTAAGCAAGATGCTGAGGTAGAGAAAGAAGATGAAGCCGTTAAAATGGAGCAGGTGGATGAACCAGTTGCTGAAGAGGAAGTGGTCGAAGAAGTTGTAGATACAGAGGCAGAAGAAGAGTCAGGTTTTCTCGCAGATCGAGCTGCGACCGAGATAAAAACTACAGCTGGTAAGACAACAGATGAGTCAAGGGAAAAAGAAGACATTAGCGGAAAAGAAGCTAGTGCTCCTCAAACAAGCCCGCAGGAATCACCGGTTGAGCCAGAAGAGGTGACAAGAGGGCGCTATATTTTACAATTTTCCGACGAGAACCGAAATCTTGTATTGGATAAATTAAAGAAAATTGATGGCGTTAAAATTGTTCATGAGTATAAGGAGGTTTTAACGGGAGCATCTGTAGAGGTAGGGAAAGAAAGTTTGTCTGATGTGAAGGCAATTACCGAATTAACCTCTTTAGAAGAGAGTCGCCGTATCCGACCGACTCTTCATACTGCTAAACAGCTGGTTGGTGCCTTAAAAGCAAGTTCTAAATATCAGACAGATGGTCGCGGAATGGTGATTGCAGTCATTGACTCTGGTTTGGATATTAAGCACAAAGACATGAGGTTGGATGAAGGTGTCGTCCCTAAAATCAAGGAAATTACTCCATCTACGACAGGGACATACACACTGAAAGTTCCCCATGGCTATAATTACGTATCTGGTAACGATAATCTCTACGATGATACCCACGAACCACATGGTATGCACATAGCAGGAACTCTGGCTGGAAATGCAACAGACGAAGAAGTTGCGTCTAAACAGGGGATTGATGGTATTGCTCCCAACGCACAACTGCTAGTCTACAAGATTTTTTCAAATGACCCTAAAAATTATAAAGCTGAGACGGAGGATGCTGCTTATGCTGCTATTGAAGATGCTATCAAACACGGGGCAGATGTCATTAGTTTGAGCGTTGGTTATTATGATAGCGGGCTGCCAGGGAATGCCTACTACACGATTGCTAAGAGGGCAGCAGAAAAGGGGATTATCATTACAGCAGCTATTGGTAATGCTGGTGCCTCCTCTTCAGACACCTCCTTTGACTTGCATACAAATAATGCCTTAGGAGCTGTGGATACGGCAACAACAGTTGGTGTGGCAGCGACTCCTGCAGTTATCGGGGTTGGTTCGGCGAGAAATACCCATCTTGTTCAACGTGAATTTATGCTGAATGGGCAGTCTTTTGGCTACTATCCTATTGGCTATACAACACTTCCAGAGGGAAATTATGAATTTGTAGATGCTGGAAATGGTCGTTGGGAAGAGGTACAGGGGCTAAATTTGGCTGGTAAAGTAGCGATTATCAAAAATGATAAGTTTGACTTGAAAGATGCCGTTCGTAATTTGAAATTCAAGGATGTTGTTGGACTTGTTGTGGTAAACACTGATCAGGGATGGAACAAGGATTATTATAAGACCCATCAGTTATTGGTAGATGATAAGACTTTGCTTTCCTATTCCTCTATCTGGGGAATTAGTCTTAGCGGGGAAGATGGAAGGCGATTATTGGAAGTTGCCAACCAATCGCAAGGTAACACTGGTTTGGTTCTTAAACCTACAATTGGAATGAAGAAGTTGATTGAAGTGCCGACTGTATCAGGTTTTTCTAGTTGGGGGCCTACGGTCAACTTAGAATTGAAGCCAGAGATTGTGGCGCCGGGAGAGGATGTTTATGCAACCTTGAATGACAATCGTTATGGCTCCATGTCAGGGACTTCGATGGCTTCGCCAATTGTGGCGGGTGCCAGTGCACTTTTATTGCCACGGATTCGCCAAATGACACCACCAGAAGGCATGACTAGGATGGATTTGCTGAGAATCATTTTGATGAATACTGCTACCCCTTTGGTTGATGTTCTAGATTCATCTGGGCATGCTTTGGAAAATTCTCCGAGACAACAAGGTGCTGGTCTGTTGCAGATCGATAGAGCCTTTGAAACAGACGTGATTCTTCACCACCGTCTAAAAGGAGGGGTGGAATTAAAAGAAATAGGGCGTGAGACAGAATTTGAGGTGACCTTGGAAAATCTGGGGAACCAACAAAGAAGCTTTGCTATTTCAGCCGGGAAAGTATTGACTAGTCAAGATATTCCTGTTGATAGAGTAGGACGTTCTGGAAAAGTAGTTAAAGAGATTCATGCGGCAGAAATCAAGGGGGCGAGTCTTCATCTTTCTGAGCAATCCATTCAACTAGGTCCGAAAGAGAAGAAAACCATTCGCCTGAGACTGGATGCAGGAGAAGCGAAGGACCAGTTTGCAGAAGGGTATATTTACTTCAAATCATTGACGGAGGGGCAGTCTGACATCAGCATTCCTTATTTTGGCTTTGTTGGTGACTGGTCAAAAGAAAGGATTGTTGATGCACCGACTTGGGAAACAGACTCTAAATTGAAACTGACCTCGGTTTTATCTAGCTATAAATACAACAAGTCTGGGCGCTATATTGAACTTGGGCGTGAAAAGATTCAAGATAATCAATCGCCTCTCAATCCAGAAAATATCGCAATTCAAAACCAGCATTCGGACAGTCAGATTGGAAATGCCTTTGTTCGATTTGCGCTATTGAGGGATATTACCAACTATGACTTGGATATTGTAAAAGAGGCTACAGAAGATGCTCCTGTTCTAAGGCGGATTGACACAGGAACCATGCTATCTCGCATTCGCTATGTAGATTATTTTGAAAGTCTTTCGGAGTATTCCAAGTTTCGTACCCCGATAGAATTGCACCGCTGGGATGGAAAACTGTACGATGCAAGCCAGGATGAAAACATACCAGCACCAGAAGGACAATATTTCTTCAGATTGCGGGTGAAAAACAAAGAAAACGGGGCCTATCAGTATACTTATCTGCCAGTCAAAATTGATAATCAAAAACCTGAGATTTTAGCCATCGATACTAGTCGATTAGCTAGCCATAAAGAATTAGTCGTCACAGCCAAGGATAATAATAAGGTTTGGGAGGTTCGAGCTAATCTAAATGGAGAAAATCTTCTTGTTGAAAAGGTTGTAGATGATTCAGGTCAACTACATTACCATCTCAAAGAAGTGGAATTGCCACTCGATGCTAAAAATTATCTCCGTGTTGAAGTGATGGATATAGCGGGAAATGTGATTGCTGTTGAAAAAGACTTAGTGTCGCCTGTAATCCAGTTTAAAAATTTGGAAGATTTGATGGCAACTCGCAGTAAGAAAACTGTAGAAATTAAAGCGAACGTCTCAGCCCAAGTTTCCGATGTACAGGCTAACTTGGATGCTCAGGCTGTGAATTACTCTTTGGAAAATGGTCAACTATCTCTCCAAATTCCAGAGCAATCAGATGGACGTCATAGTTTTGAATTAATCTTGAAAGATAAAGACGGCAACCTTATTTACACTAAAACCTTGAATTATTTGGTGGATAATGAAAAGCCGACAATTGATCTTGATATTGAAAAAGATGAAGAGGATGAAGAGGTTATCCAGATTGGTAAAAACGGGCGTTTTACATTGAAGGGGAAAGTGAGTGATAATGTTAGTCTTCCTAAGGACATCAAACTTTACTATTCCAATTTAGACATTGGTAAGGGAGTGCTGAAAATCATAGATGTAAAAGAAGACGGCAGTTTTGAGCAAGACTTCTTTAAGTCTGATTTTCCTAGAGCCATCATGTTAACTGCGGTAGATGAGAAGGGCAATAAATCGACGGCCCTTCGTATCAATACAAGTCCAGAGAGTCTGGATGATGAGGAAGAAACAGAAGTTCCGATTACTGTTAATAACTGGTTGATTGACCCGATTCGTTTCAATAAAGAAAGTCTTGGTCGTGAGCTAGATAGCGAGTTGGTCGACTTCAAAAAGCAAGAAGATGGGACTTATCTATTTACATTTGAAATAGAAGCAGAAACCGAACAAGCTCATTCTGTGCGCATCAATGGTGGCGAAAAACGCTATTTTGAGGATGGGAAGTTGACCTATCCAGTTACCCTAATTGAAGAGGGAAATGTTGTGGATATAAGTGTGTACAATGAGGCGGATGAGTTGACTTACACGAAGAAATATCAGATGTTGGTTGATACAGAAAACCCTGTTTTACAGCTGGAAAATGAGGTGCTACCATTGGAAAGACAGGTAGTGGATAGTAATGAAGATGAAGACGAGGAAAATCAGTATGCAGGAATCCTCCTGGCAGATGCTGATGGGCACTTGATACTTACCGGAAGCGCCAAGGATAATGGAATTTATTGGTCCTTGAAGATCAACGAAGATTTTGTAGCTCGAGGAGGTTTCTGGAGGCAGTATGGAAATAATGAAAAAGACTTTCGCTATGAGCTACATAGTCTGAAAGACGGAGATACAGTCAAACTTGATTTGAGTGACAGTTTTGGAAATGCTGTTGTGAAGAAATATAAGGTACGGTTAAATGACAAGGAGGTATCTGAGCAGGTTCCTGAAAGTGGCCTTCATGTGGAGCAATCAGATAAGGATCAAGCCTCTAGCATTCCTATTTCGAAATCGGAAGCGCACGTACCAATGCCAAAAGAAGAGAATTCGCTTGCTTCGCAAACAGAATCCACTGAAATCGCGCTGTTAACTGGCGATACAAGAGAAGACGGTGTGGAGCAATCAGATAAGGATCAAGCCTCTAGCATTCCTATTCCGAAATCGGAAACTCCTGTACTAGTGTCAAAAGACGATGGCTCACTGATTCCGCAAACAGAATCTACTGAAATCGTGCTGTTAACTGGCGATACAAGAGAAGATGGTGTGGAGTATTTGGGGAGACTTACAAAACATGAGGAGGCATTAGGAATTTCTGACGAGAGAATAGAAGTGTCCATACCTCACAGAGAATTATTTGAAAGAAGCGGAAAAGGAGAGACAGGTACATTGGCAGCGGATACTAGTGGGAAACTGCCTCAAACTGGGGATAACCTGGGAAGTGTCTTTATAAGTTCTTTGTTAGGTCTATTTGGTGGAGCTATAGCTCTTGGAAATATGAAACGAAAAGAATAG
- the nusG gene encoding transcription termination/antitermination protein NusG produces the protein MYDSFDKGWFVLQTYSGYENKVKENLLQRAHTYNMLENILRVEIPTQTVQVEKNGEVKEVEENRFPGYVLVEMVMTDEAWFVVRNTPNVTGFVGSHGNRSKPTPLLEEEIRQILVSMGQTVQEFDIDVKVGDTVRIIDGAFTDYTGKITEIDNNKVKMVISMFGNDTIAEVNLSQIADL, from the coding sequence ATGTACGATAGTTTTGATAAGGGCTGGTTTGTTTTGCAAACCTATTCAGGATATGAGAACAAGGTTAAGGAGAACTTGCTCCAACGTGCTCACACCTATAACATGTTAGAAAACATTCTTCGTGTAGAAATTCCTACTCAGACCGTTCAAGTTGAGAAGAACGGTGAGGTCAAGGAAGTAGAAGAAAACCGTTTCCCAGGTTATGTCTTGGTGGAAATGGTTATGACCGACGAAGCTTGGTTTGTAGTGCGTAACACACCAAACGTTACAGGTTTCGTGGGTTCACACGGTAACCGTTCAAAACCAACACCGCTCTTGGAAGAAGAAATCCGTCAAATCTTGGTATCTATGGGTCAAACTGTTCAAGAATTTGATATTGATGTAAAAGTTGGCGACACTGTGCGTATCATTGACGGTGCCTTCACCGACTACACAGGTAAAATCACAGAAATCGACAACAACAAGGTCAAGATGGTTATCTCTATGTTTGGTAATGATACCATTGCTGAAGTTAACTTGAGCCAGATTGCTGACTTGTAA
- the tsf gene encoding translation elongation factor Ts: MAEITAALVKELREKSGAGVMDAKKALVETDGDIEKAIELLREKGMAKAAKKADRVAAEGLTGVYVNGNVAAVIEVNAETDFVAKNAQFVELVNTTAKVIAEGKPADNDAALKLTMPSGETLEEAYVNATATIGEKISFRRFALVEKTDAQAFGAYQHNGGRIGVISVIDGGDETLAKQISMHIAAMKPTVLSYTELDEQFVKDELAQINHKIEQDNESRAMVDKPALPLLQYGSKAQLTDEVIAAAEEAIKAELAAEGKPEKIWDKIIPGKMDRFMLDNTQVDQAYTLLAQVYIMDDSKTVEAYLNSVNASVVEFARFEVGEGIEKASNDFEAEVAATMAAALGK, encoded by the coding sequence ATGGCAGAAATTACAGCAGCTCTCGTTAAAGAATTGCGTGAAAAATCAGGTGCTGGCGTTATGGACGCGAAAAAAGCATTGGTAGAAACTGACGGTGATATCGAAAAAGCGATTGAATTGCTTCGCGAAAAAGGTATGGCTAAGGCAGCTAAGAAAGCTGACCGTGTAGCAGCTGAAGGTTTGACAGGTGTTTACGTTAACGGTAACGTAGCAGCAGTTATCGAAGTCAACGCTGAAACAGACTTCGTTGCGAAAAACGCTCAATTCGTTGAATTGGTAAACACTACTGCTAAAGTAATTGCAGAAGGTAAACCAGCTGACAACGATGCAGCTCTTAAATTGACAATGCCTTCAGGTGAAACCCTTGAAGAAGCATACGTAAACGCAACTGCAACAATCGGTGAGAAAATCTCATTCCGTCGCTTTGCATTGGTTGAAAAAACAGATGCTCAAGCATTTGGTGCATACCAACACAACGGCGGCCGTATCGGTGTTATCTCAGTTATCGACGGTGGCGACGAAACCCTTGCAAAACAAATCTCAATGCACATCGCTGCGATGAAACCAACTGTTCTTTCTTACACTGAATTGGATGAGCAATTCGTTAAAGATGAGTTGGCACAAATCAACCACAAAATCGAACAAGACAACGAAAGCCGTGCAATGGTTGACAAACCAGCATTGCCACTCTTGCAATATGGTTCAAAAGCTCAATTGACTGACGAAGTGATTGCAGCAGCTGAAGAAGCAATCAAAGCTGAATTGGCAGCAGAAGGCAAACCAGAAAAAATCTGGGACAAAATCATCCCAGGTAAAATGGACCGCTTCATGCTTGACAACACTCAAGTTGACCAAGCATACACACTTCTTGCTCAAGTTTACATCATGGACGACAGCAAAACAGTTGAAGCTTACTTGAACTCAGTAAACGCTTCAGTTGTAGAATTTGCTCGTTTCGAAGTGGGTGAAGGTATCGAGAAAGCTTCAAACGACTTTGAAGCAGAAGTTGCAGCGACAATGGCAGCAGCTCTTGGTAAATAA
- the rpsB gene encoding 30S ribosomal protein S2 → MAVISMKQLLEAGVHFGHQTRRWNPKMAKYIFTERNGIHVIDLQQTVKLADQAYEFIRDAAANDAVILFVGTKKQAAEAVKDEAIRAGQYFINHRWLGGTLTNWGTIQKRIARLKEINRMEEDGTFEVLPKKEVALLNKQRARLEKFLGGIADMPRIPDVMFVVDPHKEQIAVKEAKKLGIPVVAMVDTNTDPDDIDVIIPANDDAIRAVKLITAKMADAIIEGNQGEDGLAAVEAEFVAEPASTESIEELVEVVEGK, encoded by the coding sequence ATGGCAGTAATTTCAATGAAACAACTTCTTGAGGCTGGTGTACACTTCGGTCACCAAACTCGTCGCTGGAATCCTAAGATGGCTAAATACATCTTCACAGAGCGTAACGGTATCCACGTTATCGACTTGCAACAAACTGTAAAATTGGCTGACCAAGCTTACGAATTCATCCGTGACGCTGCAGCAAACGACGCAGTTATCCTCTTTGTAGGTACTAAAAAGCAAGCTGCTGAAGCTGTTAAAGACGAAGCTATCCGCGCTGGTCAATACTTCATCAACCACCGTTGGTTGGGTGGAACTCTTACAAACTGGGGTACAATCCAAAAACGTATCGCTCGTTTGAAAGAAATCAACCGTATGGAAGAAGATGGAACGTTCGAAGTGCTTCCTAAGAAAGAAGTAGCATTGTTGAACAAACAACGTGCTCGTCTTGAAAAATTCTTGGGCGGTATCGCTGACATGCCACGCATTCCAGACGTAATGTTCGTTGTTGACCCACACAAAGAGCAAATCGCTGTTAAAGAAGCTAAAAAATTGGGTATCCCAGTTGTAGCTATGGTTGACACAAACACTGATCCAGATGATATCGATGTTATCATCCCAGCTAACGATGACGCTATCCGCGCTGTTAAATTGATTACAGCTAAAATGGCTGACGCTATCATCGAAGGCAACCAAGGTGAAGATGGTCTAGCAGCAGTTGAAGCTGAATTCGTAGCTGAACCAGCATCTACAGAATCAATCGAAGAATTGGTTGAAGTTGTAGAAGGTAAATAA
- the rpmG gene encoding 50S ribosomal protein L33 — translation MALKKASLACTVCGSRNYSIQLSSNPRPVRLEVNKYCKHCGQYQPHKETR, via the coding sequence ATGGCACTTAAAAAAGCAAGTTTAGCCTGTACAGTTTGTGGGTCTCGTAACTATTCAATTCAATTATCGAGCAATCCAAGACCAGTACGGTTGGAAGTAAATAAATATTGTAAGCATTGTGGACAATACCAGCCACATAAGGAAACAAGATAG
- a CDS encoding CtsR family transcriptional regulator, translating into MAMKNTSDYIEEHIKAILDQVNVAELRRSELASRFEVVPSQINYVIKTRFTASRGYIVESKRGGGGYIRIGRITFSDKHELVHDLLNNMGEQLSATVYSDILQLLFDEGLMTEREGNLFLATGSDDVLGRDADSIRARMMRQVLRRLDRKED; encoded by the coding sequence ATGGCGATGAAAAATACATCGGATTATATCGAAGAGCATATCAAAGCCATCTTGGACCAGGTCAATGTGGCAGAATTGCGTCGGAGTGAATTGGCCAGTCGGTTTGAAGTGGTGCCAAGTCAGATTAACTACGTGATAAAAACCCGTTTTACAGCCAGCCGTGGTTATATTGTGGAAAGCAAGCGTGGTGGCGGGGGTTATATTCGCATTGGTCGGATTACTTTTTCGGATAAGCACGAACTGGTCCATGATTTGTTAAATAATATGGGTGAGCAGTTGTCTGCGACGGTCTATTCAGATATATTGCAGTTGCTGTTTGATGAGGGCTTGATGACAGAGCGAGAGGGCAACCTCTTTTTGGCTACTGGGTCAGATGATGTTTTGGGGCGAGATGCGGACAGTATTCGGGCGCGTATGATGCGTCAGGTATTGCGTCGCTTAGATAGGAAAGAGGATTAA
- the secE gene encoding preprotein translocase subunit SecE — MKFFADTFRILKETTWPSGKQSWLDFSSVLQYTAFFVTVVYLFDLILSRGIISLINLF; from the coding sequence GTGAAATTTTTTGCAGATACCTTTCGAATTTTAAAAGAAACCACTTGGCCAAGCGGTAAGCAGAGCTGGTTGGATTTCTCATCTGTACTTCAATACACAGCCTTTTTCGTAACAGTGGTATACCTCTTTGACTTGATTTTGTCACGAGGAATTATCAGTTTAATTAACCTTTTCTAG
- a CDS encoding GNAT family acetyltransferase codes for MLDISYQANTFHISHHGRPVGKIHSYQNPYHQTNIYLRLDLVDYDCKIAKQLFQSLQTSLGGKPLQVMLSSAEQERIHFLTAAGFVCKRKCYEFEVTKQDYLSQTGTSNLSIVRKGTAPYQIACQQIFDHYQTVHQDINPWTASQEDFEKDLPDLVYTDSENWAFIENNEIAYVCGKDVQSFGSFIQVVICQLFEQYEQISFEADDCDPIAMHLADQFRQPNKPSWDTYILEI; via the coding sequence ATGCTAGACATTTCCTACCAAGCCAACACCTTCCACATCTCTCATCACGGAAGACCAGTCGGCAAGATTCACAGCTACCAAAATCCCTACCACCAGACCAATATCTATCTTCGACTAGATTTGGTCGATTACGATTGCAAAATAGCAAAGCAGCTCTTCCAGTCCCTACAGACTTCCTTAGGCGGAAAACCTCTTCAAGTTATGCTCTCCTCTGCAGAGCAGGAAAGAATCCATTTCCTTACCGCAGCTGGCTTTGTCTGCAAGCGGAAATGTTATGAGTTCGAAGTGACCAAGCAAGACTATCTCAGTCAAACAGGCACTTCCAACTTAAGCATAGTCCGCAAAGGCACCGCACCTTATCAAATAGCCTGTCAGCAAATTTTTGACCACTATCAAACAGTCCACCAAGACATCAATCCTTGGACTGCCAGTCAAGAAGACTTTGAAAAGGATCTACCTGACCTGGTTTATACAGACTCAGAAAATTGGGCTTTTATAGAAAACAATGAAATTGCCTACGTATGCGGAAAAGATGTACAAAGCTTTGGTTCCTTCATCCAAGTAGTTATTTGCCAACTATTTGAACAGTATGAACAGATTAGCTTTGAGGCTGATGACTGCGATCCTATCGCCATGCATTTAGCTGACCAATTCCGACAACCAAACAAGCCTAGCTGGGATACTTATATTTTAGAAATCTAA
- the traF gene encoding conjugal transfer protein TraF has protein sequence MNFQDYIQDFTSVTVEQAQNLLAAKEGGILFIGRSTCPYCNRFAPKLHKVAQEKQVTIHFLDSSQISPELQTLRDHYQVPTVPGLLVAKPTGVQVRCDSSMTEEEIAAFIQG, from the coding sequence ATGAACTTTCAAGACTACATCCAAGATTTTACAAGTGTGACCGTGGAGCAGGCACAGAACCTTCTAGCTGCCAAAGAGGGCGGCATTCTCTTCATCGGACGTAGCACCTGCCCATACTGCAACCGCTTTGCACCAAAACTCCACAAGGTCGCCCAAGAAAAGCAAGTGACCATCCACTTCCTCGACTCTAGCCAAATCAGTCCAGAACTCCAGACCCTTCGCGACCACTACCAAGTTCCTACCGTCCCAGGTCTCCTCGTCGCTAAACCTACTGGAGTCCAAGTCCGCTGCGACTCCAGCATGACGGAAGAAGAGATTGCGGCTTTTATTCAAGGCTAA